A genomic segment from uncultured Desulfuromonas sp. encodes:
- a CDS encoding AraC family transcriptional regulator gives MERQIIKDAEASGSWDAVQTSLTDSIARWTRDCDEHQTKVPGLMLLRHEQPTEPRIGLTEPSVCMIAQGAKRIHLEDETFDYDAHNYLLSSIHLPASYQIITASPDKPYLGLVLKFDMKELSQLMIDSNLPSPRSTSVDRCMATGEVTLPLLSAVQRLVALLDEPESIPILAPMLHREILYRLLIGDQGAKLRQIASAGSRSHQIARAIDWLKGNFTQQLKIEDLADLANMSASSFHSHFRAMTSFSPLQYQKHLRLQEARRLMLAEDLDATRAAYQVGYESSSQFSREYRRLFGAPPLRDVAKLRQVDA, from the coding sequence ATGGAAAGACAGATAATTAAAGATGCTGAGGCGTCAGGCTCTTGGGATGCTGTACAAACGAGCCTGACTGATTCGATTGCTCGATGGACTCGTGATTGTGATGAGCATCAAACCAAGGTCCCTGGTTTGATGCTATTGCGTCATGAGCAGCCCACCGAACCGCGGATCGGTTTGACCGAGCCCAGTGTGTGCATGATTGCCCAGGGGGCGAAACGGATTCATCTTGAAGATGAAACCTTTGATTACGATGCTCACAACTATCTGTTGTCGTCGATTCATTTACCGGCGTCGTATCAGATCATCACCGCCAGCCCGGATAAGCCATATCTTGGTCTGGTGCTGAAGTTTGATATGAAGGAGTTATCGCAACTGATGATCGACAGCAATCTGCCGTCGCCGCGTAGTACGAGCGTGGATCGCTGTATGGCTACGGGAGAGGTGACCTTGCCCCTGCTCAGTGCCGTTCAACGACTGGTTGCCCTGCTGGATGAACCGGAGAGCATTCCGATTCTCGCGCCCATGCTGCATCGGGAAATCCTTTACCGGTTGCTGATTGGTGATCAGGGCGCCAAGCTGCGCCAGATTGCCTCAGCGGGCAGTCGCAGTCATCAGATCGCCCGGGCTATTGACTGGCTGAAGGGCAATTTTACCCAGCAATTGAAAATTGAAGATCTGGCGGATCTTGCCAATATGAGTGCGTCAAGTTTCCATAGCCATTTTCGCGCCATGACGTCGTTCAGCCCGCTTCAATATCAGAAGCATCTGCGTCTTCAGGAGGCGCGTCGGTTGATGCTGGCAGAAGATCTGGATGCGACCCGCGCCGCTTATCAGGTGGGTTATGAAAGTTCCTCGCAGTTCAGCCGCGAATACCGGCGGTTGTTCGGAGCACCGCCGTTGCGTGATGTGGCAAAATTGCGCCAGGTGGATGCCTGA